One segment of Babesia bigemina genome assembly Bbig001, chromosome : II DNA contains the following:
- a CDS encoding U2 small nuclear ribonucleoprotein A', putative: protein MELKSEQIAQGRQSLSPGGDRTISLRDLRVTAIANLGVTRDGYDCIDLSNNEIRKLDNIPLLPRLRTLVLAGNRISKISDTLGDSVPNLSSLVLAGNNIAQLSDLSPLFKLIKLERVSLLDNPVIAVPRFTEYMVFRLPSLRYLNFCKVAQKDRRSAAEFFRTEEGLSLLREHGYDPFASLGGVKERADVLAMMEKTTDVGSLLELEKRLMQPESGVPSAI from the exons ATGGAGCTGAAGTCCGAGCAGATTGCTCAAGGCAGGCAGTCGCTCAGTCCTGGAGGCGACCGAACGATATCGCTGCGCG ATTTGCGCGTGACTGCCATCGCCAATCTCGGTGTGACCAGGGACGGCTACGATTGCATCGACTTGAGCAACAACGAGATCCGTAAGCTGGACAATATCCCGCTGCTGCCCCGTCTGCGAACGCTG GTACTGGCTGGTAACCGCATTAGCAAGATCTCCGACACGCTCGGCGATTCTGTGCCGAATCTGAGTTCATTGGTGCTGGCAGGGAACAACATTGCGCAACTTTCCGACTTGAGTCCGCTTTTCAAGTTGATAAAGCTGGAGCGGGtttcgctgctggacaaccCAGTCATCGCAGTGCCACGCTTCACGGAATACATGGTGTTCCGTCTGCCTTCCTTGCGCTACCTGAACTTTTGCAAGGTCGCTCAGAAGGATCGCCGCTCAGCTGCCGAGTTCTTCCGCACGGAAGAGGGCCTTTCTTTGCTTAGGGAGCACG GTTACGACCCGTTCGCATCGCTCGGCGGCGTCAAAGAGCGCGCTGATGTGCTGGCCATGATGGAGAAGACGACCGATGTCGGTTCGTTGCTGGAACTCGAGAAACGGCTGATGCAACCCGAGTCCGGCGTTCCATCGGCAATATAG